In Myxocyprinus asiaticus isolate MX2 ecotype Aquarium Trade chromosome 3, UBuf_Myxa_2, whole genome shotgun sequence, the following proteins share a genomic window:
- the LOC127424148 gene encoding guanine deaminase-like: MSRNETTTHITHVFSGTFAHSTTSAAVEILQNCVLGVDNEGKIAFIEKEPDVVSLSNIWGFETAEIKQLEQHEFLMPGMVDTHIHASQYSYTGTALDLPLLEWLSTYTFPVEAKYKDLDFANNVYTKVVRRTLKNGTTTACYFATIHTDASILLGELADKFGQRALVGKVCMDDNPAVPQYKESSNECIEETDRFVIELLKKEYTNVKPVVTPRFAPSCSASLLSALGAIANNKLHIQSHISENKKEVELVKKLFPDCKSYTDVYLKHNLLTEKTVMAHGCHLTDEELKIFHERGSAISHCPNSNICEICSGLLNVRNVLNHKVKLGLGTDVAGGYSPSILDAMRRTLDTSKALTIQDPQHQTLTFEEVFRLATLGGSEALSLDDQIGNFVVGKDFDALRVNVCVPGGPIDLFPGDGPKLILEKFLNLGDDRNITEVYVAGRQAVPFSDT; encoded by the exons ATGAGCCGGAACGAGACAACCACGCACATTACGCACGTCTTCAGTGGGACATTTGCGCACTCCACAACAAGTGCGGCTGTAGAAATACTACAGAACTGTGTCTTAGGAGTCGACAATGAGGGGAAG ATTGCCTTTATTGAAAAAGAGCCAGATGTGGTCAGCCTCTCAAACATATGGGGGTTTGAAACTGCAGAAATAAAACAACTTGAACAACA TGAGTTCCTTATGCCAGGAATGGTTGATACACACATCCATGCATCTCAGTATAGCTACACTGGCACTGCCTTAGATCTGCCTTTACTAGAGTGGCTCAGCACTTACACTTTCCCTGTGGAAGCCAAATATAAAGACCTGGACTTTGCCAACAATGTCTACACTAAAGTTGTG AGAAGAACTTTAAAGAATGGCACCACTACTGCTTGTTACTTTGCCACAATACACACTGATGCTTCCATTTTGCTTGGAGAGCTTGCAG ATAAGTTCGGACAGAGAGCTTTAGTGGGCAAAGTTTGCATGGACGACAATCCTGCAGTTCCGCAATATAAAGAAAGCTCAAATGAATGTATAGAGGAGACAGATCG TTTTGTCATAGAGCTTCTCAAAAAGGag TACACGAATGTTAAGCCTGTGGTCACTCCTCGATTTGCTCCCTCCTGTTCTGCTTCATTGCTCAGTGCATTGGGTGCAATCGCCAATAACAAGCTTCATATTCAG AGTCACATAAGTGAGAACAAAAAGGAGGTGGAGCTTGTGAAGAAATTGTTCCCAGATTGCAAATCCTACACTGATGTTTACCTCAAGCATAACCTGCTCACAGAGAAG ACTGTAATGGCCCATGGCTGTCACCTAACTGATGAAGAACTGAAGATCTTCCACGAAAGAGGATCTGCTATCTCTCACTGTCCTAACAGTAACATTTGTGA GATTTGTAGTGGTTTACTGAATGTGCGCAATGTTTTGAACCACAAAGTGAAATTGGGTTTGGGGACAG ATGTTGCAGGAGGATACTCTCCATCCATACTGGATGCAATGCGAAGAACTCTGGACACATCTAAAGCCCTGACCATCCAGGACCCTCAGCATCAGACTCTAACCTTTGAAGAGGTTTTTAGACTGGCTACACTTGGTGGTAGTGAGG CCCTTTCATTGGATGATCAGATAGGAAACTTTGTGGTCGGGAAGGACTTTGATGCCCTGAGAGTGAATGTTTGCGTTCCTGGTGGGCCGATCGATTTGTTTCCTGGAGATGGCCCCAAG ctcaTTTTGGAGAAGTTTTTGAATTTGG GTGATGATCGAAATATTACTGAAGTCTATGTTGCTGGAAGACAAGCGGTTCCATTTTCGGATACATAG